The proteins below come from a single Streptomyces sp. NBC_01276 genomic window:
- a CDS encoding SgcJ/EcaC family oxidoreductase: protein MTTDLATTPHPVPSTAPRDGADTQATPPASPHRRRRTLKRALIATVLTLGLTAGGGYLWLDSTSDVKVTGTAECTAVTPAGTGFSNSFGDRDAVCGVLSSLAAAWGAADADAYGALFTQDATYTTYVGTHYQGRADITEAHRALFDGFVKGTKLADSILGIRFLGPDAAVVTSRGDTYTGGRPGELSKVQTYTLTRESDGQWRIAAFQNTQRQPVMEKVSFLLSPGTVPGAEK from the coding sequence ATGACGACCGACCTCGCCACCACCCCTCACCCTGTCCCGAGTACCGCCCCGCGCGACGGAGCCGACACCCAGGCCACCCCGCCCGCGTCACCCCACCGAAGGCGACGCACCCTCAAGCGCGCCCTGATCGCCACCGTGCTCACCCTCGGCCTGACGGCCGGCGGGGGCTACCTGTGGCTCGACTCCACCTCGGACGTCAAGGTCACCGGCACCGCGGAGTGCACCGCCGTCACCCCGGCCGGCACCGGCTTCAGCAACAGCTTCGGCGACCGCGACGCCGTCTGCGGGGTGCTGTCCTCGCTCGCTGCGGCCTGGGGCGCCGCCGACGCCGACGCGTACGGAGCCCTCTTCACGCAGGACGCCACGTACACGACCTACGTCGGCACCCACTACCAGGGTCGCGCCGACATCACAGAGGCCCACCGGGCCCTCTTCGACGGCTTCGTCAAGGGGACGAAGCTGGCCGACTCGATCCTGGGCATCCGCTTCCTCGGCCCCGACGCGGCAGTCGTCACCAGCCGCGGCGACACCTACACGGGCGGGCGGCCTGGAGAGCTGTCGAAGGTCCAGACGTACACGCTGACCCGCGAGAGCGACGGGCAGTGGCGGATCGCCGCCTTCCAGAACACCCAGCGGCAGCCGGTCATGGAGAAGGTCTCCTTCCTGCTGTCTCCCGGCACGGTGCCCGGGGCCGAGAAATGA
- a CDS encoding MarR family transcriptional regulator translates to MATGGGADAHAVFRRYLDAVGLQGLASAEAAGLHTSEWYALSLITLEGGLSSGELATRTGLTTGATTRLIDRLERAGYARRTADPGDRRRVIVEPVPDALDRIEDVVGPARRHIAAVIGLYPPEHQAVLFDYFARAAPAFRAATEEIRGATAPRRSKGRPAAG, encoded by the coding sequence ATGGCAACAGGTGGCGGCGCGGACGCGCACGCGGTCTTCCGGCGGTACCTGGACGCCGTCGGACTCCAGGGCCTGGCCAGCGCCGAGGCGGCCGGCCTGCACACCTCCGAGTGGTACGCCCTCAGCCTCATCACCCTTGAGGGGGGCCTGTCCTCCGGCGAGCTCGCCACCCGCACCGGGCTGACCACGGGCGCGACCACCCGGCTCATCGACCGCCTCGAACGGGCCGGCTACGCCCGCCGGACCGCCGATCCGGGCGACCGGCGCCGGGTCATCGTGGAGCCCGTACCGGACGCGCTGGACCGCATCGAGGACGTGGTCGGCCCGGCCCGCCGACACATCGCCGCTGTGATCGGCCTCTACCCCCCGGAGCACCAGGCCGTGCTCTTCGACTACTTCGCCCGTGCCGCGCCCGCCTTCCGCGCGGCCACGGAGGAGATCCGCGGCGCCACCGCGCCCCGCCGGAGCAAGGGGCGACCGGCGGCGGGCTAG
- the istB gene encoding IS21-like element helper ATPase IstB: MLRLPTIRSQFPELAATAERQQMSYLGFLSELLLAECDDRGRRRSERRIKAAGFPRDKSLRKFDFDANPNIDAAVIHTLAKCEWIKKSLPLCLIGDSGTGKSHLLIALGTEAAMAGYRVKYVLATKLVNELVEAADEKQLTKTIARYCRVDLLCIDELGYMELDRRGAELLFQVLTEREEKNSVAIASNESFSGWTKTFTDPRLCAAIVDRLTFGGNIIETGTDSYRLATTRARAEQQQAAG, encoded by the coding sequence ATGCTGCGGCTGCCGACCATCCGGTCCCAGTTCCCCGAGCTCGCCGCGACTGCCGAACGCCAGCAGATGTCCTACCTGGGCTTCCTATCCGAACTCCTCCTCGCCGAATGCGACGACCGGGGCCGCCGCCGCTCCGAACGCCGCATCAAGGCCGCCGGTTTCCCCCGCGACAAGTCCCTCCGCAAGTTCGACTTCGACGCCAACCCGAACATCGACGCGGCCGTGATCCACACCCTCGCCAAGTGCGAATGGATCAAGAAGAGCCTGCCGCTCTGCCTCATCGGCGACTCCGGCACCGGGAAGTCCCACCTTCTGATCGCCCTCGGCACCGAAGCAGCGATGGCCGGATACCGGGTCAAGTACGTCCTCGCGACCAAGCTGGTCAACGAGCTGGTCGAGGCCGCCGACGAAAAGCAGCTGACCAAAACCATCGCCCGCTACTGCCGCGTTGACCTTTTGTGCATCGACGAGCTCGGCTACATGGAGCTCGACCGCCGCGGCGCCGAACTCCTCTTCCAGGTTCTGACCGAGCGGGAGGAAAAGAACAGCGTGGCCATCGCCTCAAACGAGTCGTTCTCCGGCTGGACCAAGACCTTCACCGACCCACGTCTCTGTGCTGCCATCGTCGACCGCCTCACCTTCGGCGGCAACATCATCGAGACCGGCACCGACTCCTACCGGCTCGCCACCACCCGCGCCCGCGCCGAACAGCAGCAGGCGGCCGGCTGA
- a CDS encoding DUF2278 family protein, with protein MPLKKYGVLAARAVDRRREGSSDTPHYQIHLTDNAGTHYRAAVNVESQQAPSELLYLADDDFRHPVTELLPPAGSGWTALASQPGKASLDFIRGNLFDPASMRLLPPDLEGADNDLADLLDHYVQRAIADPTATLYVFGQRFGPEANIPDKVFGFRPGNGVHDIHMNQGNSGKFRSDNGIWQDGALLVHLPAENRWVGVFLAFQSQAWHTDDTTGHPIDTAPPRPRDREEPLRIMAALVNPTSSAPAAETVTLLNASPTPVNLQGWHLADRSQHTLPLPVGLLQPGTTLTITGGNGFHLDNQGGTITLLNPDGLKVHGVAYTARQAEREGQTITF; from the coding sequence ATGCCACTGAAAAAATACGGTGTCCTGGCCGCCCGCGCAGTCGACCGGCGCCGGGAGGGATCCAGCGACACCCCGCACTACCAGATCCACCTCACCGACAACGCCGGCACCCACTACCGGGCCGCCGTCAACGTCGAGTCCCAGCAAGCACCCTCGGAGCTGCTGTACCTGGCTGACGACGACTTCCGCCACCCGGTGACCGAGCTGCTCCCGCCAGCCGGCAGCGGATGGACGGCTCTGGCATCGCAACCGGGGAAGGCCAGCCTGGACTTCATCCGCGGCAACCTGTTCGATCCCGCCTCGATGCGACTGCTCCCGCCCGACCTCGAGGGCGCCGACAACGACCTGGCCGACCTGCTCGACCACTACGTGCAGCGGGCCATCGCCGACCCCACCGCCACCCTGTACGTGTTCGGGCAACGGTTCGGCCCCGAGGCGAACATTCCCGACAAGGTGTTCGGGTTCCGGCCCGGCAACGGTGTCCACGACATCCACATGAACCAAGGCAACAGCGGAAAGTTCCGCTCCGACAACGGGATCTGGCAGGACGGCGCCCTGCTCGTACACCTACCCGCCGAAAACCGCTGGGTCGGGGTCTTCCTTGCCTTCCAGTCCCAGGCCTGGCACACCGACGACACCACCGGCCACCCCATCGACACGGCCCCGCCCCGCCCCCGCGACCGCGAGGAACCCCTGCGGATCATGGCGGCACTGGTCAACCCCACCAGCTCGGCACCCGCAGCCGAAACCGTCACCCTGCTCAACGCCTCCCCCACGCCGGTCAACCTCCAGGGCTGGCACCTCGCCGACCGCAGCCAACACACCCTCCCGCTCCCCGTCGGCCTGCTGCAGCCCGGCACCACCCTCACCATCACGGGCGGCAACGGATTCCACCTGGACAACCAAGGCGGCACGATCACCCTCCTCAACCCGGATGGCCTCAAAGTCCACGGCGTCGCCTACACCGCGCGACAAGCCGAACGTGAGGGACAGACCATCACCTTCTGA
- a CDS encoding antibiotic biosynthesis monooxygenase → MKIGMVAYHYPHPAHRDEFISRVHQVRKVMLRTPGCLSGECWVSGDAVISIVQWESEEARIAALAAVQEAGVDVTYDERESRPRTIVALEAA, encoded by the coding sequence ATGAAGATAGGAATGGTGGCGTACCACTATCCGCATCCTGCCCACCGTGATGAGTTCATCTCGCGCGTCCACCAAGTCCGCAAGGTCATGCTGCGCACACCGGGATGTCTCTCGGGTGAGTGCTGGGTGTCCGGCGACGCAGTGATCTCGATCGTGCAGTGGGAGTCCGAGGAAGCACGGATCGCGGCGCTCGCCGCCGTTCAGGAAGCGGGAGTGGACGTCACCTACGACGAGCGGGAATCACGCCCCCGCACGATCGTTGCGCTCGAAGCGGCCTGA
- a CDS encoding transposase, producing MSESPASSPWPTGHRFADRTRAKHATVHALLAAGHSKRSIARQLGMGLNTVLRFSRATEPGRLFTGQWQSRPTKLDEYKPYLDQRWQEGCTNARKLWEEIKAQGYPGGYGNVRAYVIRNLRGKPQPVGPRPPSARAVTRWILTHPDALAESDRLQLKAVLANCPELDALAEHVRSFAHMLTQLQGHRLPAWIGAATAADLPSLQRFARHLERDLDAVTARLSQPWNSGVVEGHVNRIKVLKRQMFGRAGFELLRKRVLLYS from the coding sequence GTGTCGGAGTCTCCCGCGTCCTCGCCGTGGCCAACGGGCCATCGGTTCGCCGACCGCACCCGCGCCAAGCACGCCACCGTCCACGCGCTGCTGGCCGCCGGTCACAGCAAGCGGTCCATCGCCCGGCAGCTCGGCATGGGCCTCAACACCGTTCTCCGATTCTCCCGCGCCACCGAGCCGGGGCGACTGTTCACCGGTCAGTGGCAAAGTCGTCCCACCAAGCTGGACGAGTACAAGCCCTACCTCGACCAGCGATGGCAGGAGGGCTGCACCAACGCCCGGAAACTGTGGGAGGAGATCAAGGCACAGGGCTACCCGGGCGGCTACGGCAACGTCCGCGCCTACGTCATCCGGAACCTACGCGGCAAGCCCCAGCCGGTCGGCCCCCGGCCGCCATCCGCCCGCGCCGTCACCCGCTGGATCCTCACCCACCCCGACGCCCTGGCCGAGAGCGACCGGCTCCAGCTCAAGGCCGTGCTGGCCAACTGTCCTGAACTCGACGCACTTGCCGAGCACGTGCGCTCCTTCGCACACATGCTGACCCAGCTGCAAGGCCATCGACTGCCGGCATGGATCGGAGCGGCAACCGCCGCCGACCTGCCCAGCCTCCAGCGATTCGCCCGGCATCTGGAGCGCGACCTCGATGCCGTCACTGCCAGACTCTCGCAGCCGTGGAACTCCGGGGTCGTCGAAGGCCATGTCAACCGCATCAAGGTGCTGAAGCGCCAGATGTTCGGCCGCGCAGGCTTCGAACTCCTCCGCAAGCGGGTCCTGCTCTACTCCTGA
- a CDS encoding SgcJ/EcaC family oxidoreductase, whose translation MQSASESVASVQAVLNRLTSAWERHDAEAYGELFTEDATYITYIGTFYQGRRDIVESHRTLFAGFLKGTRLADEILDVRFYGPGVAVVNGRGDTYKGKRPEKLGKVQTYTLTRESDGQWRIAAFQNTKRKPLMEAASYRFAPGLVPAAGR comes from the coding sequence ATGCAGTCCGCCAGCGAGTCCGTCGCCTCCGTCCAGGCCGTGCTGAACCGCCTCACCTCCGCCTGGGAACGCCACGACGCCGAGGCCTACGGCGAGCTGTTCACCGAGGACGCCACGTACATCACCTACATCGGCACCTTCTACCAGGGGCGCCGCGACATCGTGGAGAGCCACCGGACCCTCTTCGCCGGCTTCCTCAAGGGCACCCGGCTGGCGGACGAGATCCTCGACGTCCGCTTCTACGGGCCCGGCGTGGCCGTGGTGAACGGCCGCGGGGACACCTACAAGGGCAAGCGCCCGGAGAAGCTCGGCAAGGTCCAGACGTACACGCTGACCCGCGAGAGCGACGGACAGTGGCGGATCGCCGCCTTCCAGAACACCAAGCGCAAGCCGCTGATGGAGGCCGCGTCCTACCGGTTCGCTCCGGGCCTCGTCCCGGCCGCCGGGCGCTGA